The following proteins come from a genomic window of Streptomyces sp. NBC_00539:
- a CDS encoding MFS transporter has protein sequence MRPLSRNRDFNVFWLGQALSVLGGSASAVALPLLVLTATGSVFRMGLVTVVCAATSVVTATFAGYVVDRVDRRRLMIVCDLARALLLGAVPFLWLAGPRIWLLFLLTAPVGVLQGLFDVAYVTAVPSLVPPEDLVRANGRLMGTFALGTLLGPVIAGVVTGGVGAAWALGLDGATFLVSAVSLLRVRFTPRPDEEQERRPGPGGAGMLREVFAAGFRFLWAHPLLRPLTVLLTLLTFVTVGATDLLIYRVGHDLHQGSATLGYVMATSGLGTLVGAVTAGALRGRLGFGVCWLGSVAATAVGFAGMGVSRSVPVVAVLAALFMFGLTVGGVCSMTLRQEVTPPHLLGRVTSAFWTVHNASGPAGAAALTALAARHGVPAVSLAGGAFCLLLVGAGVLTPLRGSGAATAPAAAPPPVSRLRRPLRGPHR, from the coding sequence TTGAGGCCGCTCTCCCGCAACCGGGACTTCAACGTCTTCTGGCTCGGGCAGGCCCTGTCCGTCCTCGGCGGCTCCGCCTCCGCGGTGGCGCTGCCGCTGCTGGTACTGACCGCGACGGGTTCCGTCTTCCGGATGGGCCTCGTCACGGTGGTCTGCGCCGCCACCTCGGTGGTGACCGCAACCTTCGCCGGCTACGTGGTCGACCGGGTGGACCGCCGTCGGTTGATGATCGTCTGCGATCTGGCGCGGGCCCTGCTGCTGGGGGCGGTGCCCTTCCTGTGGCTCGCCGGGCCCCGCATCTGGCTGCTGTTCCTGCTGACCGCGCCGGTCGGCGTGTTGCAGGGCCTCTTCGACGTGGCCTACGTGACGGCGGTGCCGAGCCTGGTGCCGCCCGAGGACCTGGTACGGGCCAACGGGCGGCTGATGGGAACCTTCGCCCTGGGGACCCTGCTCGGGCCGGTGATCGCCGGGGTCGTCACGGGCGGGGTGGGCGCGGCCTGGGCCCTGGGGCTGGACGGCGCGACGTTCCTGGTGTCCGCCGTCAGCCTGTTGCGGGTCCGGTTCACCCCACGGCCCGACGAGGAGCAGGAGCGGCGGCCCGGACCGGGCGGAGCCGGAATGCTGCGCGAGGTGTTCGCGGCCGGCTTCCGGTTCCTGTGGGCGCACCCGCTGCTGCGTCCGCTGACCGTCCTGCTCACGCTGCTGACCTTCGTCACCGTCGGCGCGACCGACCTGTTGATCTACCGGGTCGGGCACGATCTGCACCAGGGCTCCGCCACCCTCGGCTACGTGATGGCGACGAGCGGTCTGGGCACGCTCGTCGGCGCCGTCACCGCCGGAGCCCTGCGGGGCAGGCTCGGATTCGGGGTCTGCTGGCTGGGCTCGGTCGCCGCGACGGCGGTGGGGTTCGCCGGGATGGGCGTCAGCCGCAGTGTCCCGGTCGTCGCGGTACTGGCCGCCCTGTTCATGTTCGGGCTGACCGTGGGCGGTGTCTGTTCCATGACCCTGCGCCAGGAGGTCACTCCTCCTCACCTGTTGGGCCGGGTCACCTCCGCCTTCTGGACCGTGCACAACGCCTCGGGCCCGGCCGGGGCCGCCGCGCTCACCGCACTGGCCGCGCGACACGGGGTCCCCGCCGTCAGCCTGGCCGGCGGGGCGTTCTGTCTGCTGCTCGTGGGCGCGGGAGTGCTCACCCCGTTGCGGGGCTCCGGAGCCGCCACCGCCCCCGCCGCCGCGCCCCCGCCGGTCAGCCGGCTGCGGCGGCCACTGCGGGGCCCACACCGGTGA
- a CDS encoding PaaI family thioesterase — protein MTFTPADAEQILAENFAPWVLALGLTVEETGERDAVLRLPWSEALARDGGGLSGQALMAAADTATVIAVSGARGGYGPMTTVQQSTSFQRPVTGADVLIHVRITKLGKRMAFADITMTPEGSPEPAATASTVYALLG, from the coding sequence ATGACCTTCACACCGGCAGACGCGGAACAGATCCTCGCCGAGAACTTCGCCCCCTGGGTGCTCGCTCTCGGCCTCACCGTCGAGGAGACCGGCGAGCGGGACGCCGTCCTGCGGCTGCCGTGGTCCGAGGCGCTGGCCCGCGACGGCGGCGGGCTCTCGGGCCAGGCCCTGATGGCCGCTGCCGACACCGCCACCGTCATCGCCGTCTCCGGCGCCCGCGGCGGGTACGGGCCGATGACCACCGTCCAGCAGTCCACGAGCTTCCAGCGGCCCGTGACCGGCGCCGATGTGCTGATCCACGTACGGATCACCAAGCTCGGCAAGCGGATGGCCTTCGCCGACATCACCATGACCCCCGAGGGCTCGCCCGAACCGGCCGCGACGGCCTCCACGGTCTACGCCCTCCTCGGTTGA
- a CDS encoding NADPH-dependent 2,4-dienoyl-CoA reductase — protein MTRYPHLLSPLDLGFTTLPNRVIMGSMHTGLEEHEGGFERLAAFYAERARGGAGLIVTGGIAPNDAGRPFEGGSRLTTEDEAAEHRVITDAVHAEGGKIAMQILHFGRYAYHKDLVAPSALQAPISPFVPNELSDTEVERTVEDFVRAARLAKLAGYDGVEIMGSEGYLINEFIAAATNRRTDRWGGAYENRVRFPLEIVRRTREAVGEEFILIYRLSMLDLIPGGSTLEEVVSLAKEIEAAGATIINTGIGWHEARIPTIATSVPRGAYTWVTKRIMGAVSVPLVTSNRINTPEIAEELLADGRADLVSMARPFLADADFVSKARAGAPETINTCIGCNQACLDHTFSGKITSCLVNPRACHETELVLSPTQLKKRVAIVGAGPAGLACAVSAAERGHAVTLFEASGHIGGQLDIARRIPGKEEFEETIRYYGNQLVERGVEVRLDTRADVETLQGFDEVVVATGVTPRTPDIEGVDHPNVVTYLDVLRDGAPVGERVAVVGAGGIGFDVAEFLTDSGEGASQDPAVYFRHWGVDTAYTGPGGLVAPERPAPPRRVHLLQRKTTKVGAGLGTTTGWIHRAELKHRGVVSVAGATYDRIDDEGLHITVDGEQRLVPADTVVLCTGQEPRRDLYEALRAAGVDAHLIGGADVAAELDAKRAIRQGTELAARL, from the coding sequence ATGACCCGGTACCCGCACCTGCTGAGCCCCCTGGACCTCGGCTTCACCACGCTGCCGAACCGCGTGATCATGGGATCGATGCACACCGGCCTCGAAGAGCACGAGGGCGGTTTCGAGCGCCTCGCCGCCTTCTACGCCGAGCGCGCCCGCGGCGGCGCCGGCCTGATCGTCACCGGTGGCATCGCCCCCAACGACGCCGGCCGCCCCTTCGAGGGCGGATCCCGCCTCACCACCGAGGACGAGGCCGCCGAGCACCGGGTGATCACCGACGCGGTGCACGCCGAAGGCGGGAAGATCGCGATGCAGATCCTCCACTTCGGCCGCTACGCCTACCACAAGGACCTGGTCGCCCCCTCCGCCCTCCAGGCCCCCATCAGCCCGTTCGTCCCCAACGAGCTCAGCGACACCGAGGTCGAGCGGACCGTCGAGGACTTCGTCCGCGCCGCCCGCCTCGCCAAGCTGGCCGGCTACGACGGCGTCGAGATCATGGGCTCCGAGGGCTACCTGATCAACGAGTTCATCGCCGCCGCCACCAACCGGCGCACCGACCGCTGGGGCGGGGCGTACGAGAACCGCGTCCGCTTCCCGCTGGAGATCGTGCGGCGCACCCGCGAGGCCGTGGGCGAGGAGTTCATCCTCATCTACCGCCTGTCGATGCTCGACCTGATCCCCGGCGGATCCACCCTGGAAGAGGTCGTCTCCCTCGCCAAGGAGATCGAGGCGGCCGGCGCCACGATCATCAACACCGGCATCGGCTGGCACGAGGCCCGCATCCCCACGATCGCCACCTCCGTCCCGCGAGGCGCCTACACCTGGGTCACCAAGCGGATCATGGGCGCGGTGTCCGTCCCCCTCGTCACCAGCAACCGCATCAACACCCCGGAGATCGCCGAGGAACTGCTGGCCGACGGCCGCGCCGACCTGGTGTCGATGGCCCGCCCGTTCCTCGCCGACGCGGACTTCGTGAGCAAGGCGCGCGCCGGCGCCCCCGAGACCATCAACACGTGCATCGGCTGCAACCAGGCCTGCCTCGACCACACCTTCAGCGGCAAGATCACCAGTTGCCTGGTCAACCCCCGCGCCTGCCACGAGACCGAACTCGTCCTGTCGCCCACGCAGTTGAAGAAGCGCGTCGCCATCGTCGGAGCCGGCCCCGCCGGTCTCGCCTGCGCCGTCTCCGCCGCCGAACGCGGCCACGCCGTCACCCTCTTCGAGGCCTCCGGGCACATCGGCGGCCAGCTCGACATAGCCCGCCGCATCCCCGGCAAGGAGGAGTTCGAGGAGACCATCCGCTACTACGGCAACCAGCTCGTCGAGCGGGGCGTGGAGGTGCGCCTCGACACCCGTGCCGACGTCGAGACCCTCCAGGGCTTCGACGAGGTCGTCGTCGCCACCGGCGTCACCCCCCGCACCCCCGACATCGAGGGCGTCGACCACCCGAACGTGGTGACCTACCTCGACGTCCTGCGCGACGGTGCCCCGGTGGGCGAGCGCGTCGCCGTCGTCGGCGCCGGCGGCATCGGCTTCGACGTGGCCGAGTTCCTCACGGACAGCGGCGAGGGCGCCTCCCAGGACCCGGCCGTCTACTTCCGCCACTGGGGCGTCGACACCGCCTACACCGGCCCTGGCGGGCTCGTCGCGCCCGAGCGTCCCGCGCCGCCGCGCCGCGTCCACCTGCTCCAGCGCAAGACCACCAAGGTCGGCGCCGGCCTCGGCACCACCACCGGCTGGATCCACCGCGCCGAGCTCAAGCACCGGGGCGTCGTCTCGGTGGCCGGGGCGACGTACGACCGGATCGACGACGAGGGCCTGCACATCACCGTCGACGGCGAGCAGCGCCTGGTCCCCGCCGACACCGTCGTCCTGTGCACGGGGCAGGAGCCGCGCCGTGACCTGTACGAGGCGCTGCGCGCGGCCGGTGTCGACGCCCACCTGATCGGCGGCGCCGACGTGGCCGCCGAACTGGACGCCAAGCGGGCCATCCGGCAGGGCACGGAGCTCGCGGCGCGCCTGTGA
- a CDS encoding alpha-mannosidase produces MHDDRSVAEHRLRRVLKERVAPAVHSRSLPLTVERWDAPDEPVPVAQALAARYEPCQAGDPWGPAWNTTWFKVTGTVPADWAGRTVEAVLDLGFDRMMPGFQCEGLVHGPDGCELKALNPYNDWVRVADRAEGGERIEWYVEAAANPVLVEHRPTYEGDRQTSGDRPLYRLARMDLTVFESEVWELVQDLDVLYALMTQLDEGDARRYEVLRALDASLDALDLEDVPGTAAAARARLAGVLAAPAHACAHRISAVGHAHIDSAWLWPLRETVRKVARTTSNMVNLMDEHPEFVFAMSQAQQLDWIKTHRPELFGRIKKKIADGQFVPVGGMWVESDTNMVGGEAMVRQFLYGKKFFLDEFGIETRNVWLPDSFGYTAALPQIVKLSGSTWFLTQKISWSQVNAFPHHTFWWEGIDGTRVFTHFPPVDTYNSDLGGAQLAHAARNYREKGRGSRSLVPFGWGDGGGGPTREHLARARRQRDLEGAPRVEIERPDAFFEKAHAEYPDAPVWAGELYLELHRGTYTSQAKTKQGNRRSESLLREAELWAATAAVRVAGYAYPYEELERIWKTVLLHQFHDILPGSSIAWVHREARGTYARVREELGAITLAAQRALAGEGTRELVFNCAPHTRRGVPAGGAGTPEPAGAPVTVGERAGGGYVLGNGRLRVEVDGRGLIVSAYDLEAGRETVAPGAAANLLQIHPDFPNMWDAWDLDASYRHRVTDLVELDALEAAGAGRDSATVRVVRSFGSSGVVQSIGLRAGAKTVDIRTEVDWYETEKILKAAFPLDVKADRSAAEIQFGHVYRATHTNTSWEAAKFEICAHRWIHAEEPGWGAAVLNDSTYGHDVTRDVRPDGGQTTTIRLSLLRAPRYPDPETDQGTHTVAFSLAPGASIADAVREGHALNLPERVVSGEGPVAPLVAVDDDAVVVEAVKLAEDRSGDVVVRLYESLGGRATATLTADFAPRGATECDLLERPLPRTALGALTSGGALPLTLRPFQLVTVRLHRA; encoded by the coding sequence ATGCACGACGACCGCAGCGTTGCCGAACACCGCCTCCGCCGGGTCCTCAAGGAGCGCGTCGCACCCGCCGTCCACTCCCGCTCGCTCCCGCTGACCGTCGAGCGCTGGGACGCGCCGGACGAGCCCGTCCCGGTGGCGCAGGCGCTGGCGGCCCGCTACGAGCCCTGCCAGGCCGGGGACCCGTGGGGTCCGGCCTGGAACACCACCTGGTTCAAGGTCACCGGCACCGTCCCGGCCGACTGGGCGGGCCGCACCGTCGAAGCCGTCCTCGACCTCGGCTTCGACCGCATGATGCCGGGCTTCCAGTGCGAGGGCCTGGTCCACGGGCCGGACGGCTGCGAGCTCAAGGCGCTCAACCCGTACAACGACTGGGTGCGCGTCGCCGACCGTGCCGAGGGCGGCGAGCGGATCGAGTGGTACGTCGAAGCCGCCGCCAACCCCGTCCTGGTCGAGCACCGGCCCACCTACGAGGGGGACCGGCAGACCAGCGGGGACCGGCCGCTCTACCGCCTCGCCCGCATGGACCTCACCGTCTTCGAGAGCGAGGTGTGGGAACTCGTACAGGACCTCGACGTCCTCTACGCCCTGATGACACAGCTCGACGAGGGCGACGCCCGGCGGTACGAGGTCCTGCGCGCCCTGGACGCCTCGCTGGACGCCCTGGACCTCGAAGACGTTCCCGGAACGGCCGCCGCCGCCCGGGCCCGGCTGGCCGGGGTGCTCGCCGCCCCCGCCCACGCCTGCGCGCACCGGATCAGCGCGGTCGGCCACGCGCACATCGACTCCGCGTGGCTGTGGCCGCTGCGCGAGACGGTCCGCAAGGTGGCGCGGACGACGTCGAACATGGTGAACCTGATGGACGAGCACCCGGAGTTCGTCTTCGCCATGTCGCAGGCCCAGCAGCTCGACTGGATCAAGACCCACCGGCCCGAACTCTTCGGGCGGATCAAGAAGAAGATCGCCGACGGGCAGTTCGTGCCGGTGGGCGGCATGTGGGTGGAGTCCGACACCAACATGGTGGGCGGCGAGGCGATGGTCCGCCAGTTCCTCTACGGCAAGAAGTTCTTCCTGGACGAGTTCGGAATCGAGACCCGCAACGTCTGGCTGCCCGACTCCTTCGGCTACACCGCCGCCCTGCCGCAGATCGTCAAGCTCTCCGGCTCCACCTGGTTCCTGACCCAGAAGATCTCCTGGTCGCAGGTCAACGCGTTCCCCCACCACACCTTCTGGTGGGAGGGCATCGACGGCACGCGCGTCTTCACGCACTTCCCGCCCGTCGACACCTACAACAGCGACCTCGGCGGCGCCCAACTGGCCCACGCCGCCCGCAACTACCGGGAGAAGGGACGCGGCTCGCGTTCCCTGGTGCCCTTCGGCTGGGGTGACGGCGGTGGCGGCCCCACCCGGGAGCACCTGGCGAGGGCGAGGCGCCAGCGGGACCTGGAGGGCGCGCCGCGCGTGGAGATCGAACGGCCCGACGCCTTCTTCGAGAAGGCCCACGCGGAGTACCCCGACGCGCCCGTCTGGGCCGGAGAGCTGTACCTGGAACTGCACCGGGGCACCTACACCTCGCAGGCCAAGACCAAGCAGGGCAACCGTCGGTCCGAATCCCTTCTGCGCGAGGCCGAGTTGTGGGCGGCGACCGCCGCCGTGCGGGTGGCGGGGTACGCGTACCCGTACGAGGAGCTGGAGCGGATCTGGAAGACCGTGCTGCTCCACCAGTTCCACGACATCCTGCCCGGCTCCTCCATCGCCTGGGTGCACCGCGAGGCACGCGGGACGTACGCCCGCGTACGGGAGGAGCTCGGCGCGATCACCCTGGCCGCGCAGCGCGCACTGGCGGGCGAGGGGACACGGGAACTGGTCTTCAACTGCGCCCCGCACACCCGGCGCGGTGTCCCGGCCGGCGGGGCCGGGACACCGGAGCCGGCCGGGGCGCCCGTCACCGTCGGGGAGCGGGCGGGCGGCGGGTACGTGCTCGGCAACGGGCGGCTGCGGGTGGAGGTCGACGGGCGCGGGCTGATCGTGTCCGCGTACGACCTGGAGGCCGGCCGGGAAACCGTCGCGCCGGGCGCCGCCGCCAACCTGCTGCAGATCCACCCCGACTTCCCGAACATGTGGGACGCCTGGGACCTCGACGCCTCCTACCGCCACCGGGTCACCGACCTGGTGGAGCTGGACGCACTGGAAGCGGCCGGAGCCGGGAGGGATTCGGCGACGGTCCGGGTGGTGCGCTCCTTCGGTTCGTCCGGCGTGGTGCAGTCCATCGGGCTGCGGGCGGGCGCCAAGACGGTCGACATCCGCACCGAGGTGGACTGGTACGAGACGGAGAAGATCCTCAAGGCGGCCTTCCCGCTCGACGTGAAGGCCGACCGCTCCGCCGCCGAGATCCAGTTCGGGCACGTGTACCGGGCCACCCACACGAACACCTCGTGGGAGGCGGCCAAGTTCGAGATCTGCGCCCACCGTTGGATCCACGCCGAGGAACCCGGCTGGGGCGCCGCCGTCCTCAACGACTCCACGTACGGCCACGACGTGACCCGGGACGTGCGCCCCGACGGCGGGCAGACCACCACCATCCGGCTCTCGCTGCTGCGCGCCCCGCGCTACCCCGACCCGGAGACCGACCAGGGCACCCACACCGTGGCCTTCTCGCTCGCGCCCGGCGCGTCGATCGCCGACGCCGTACGCGAGGGGCACGCGCTGAACCTGCCGGAGCGGGTGGTGTCCGGGGAGGGTCCGGTGGCGCCGCTGGTGGCGGTGGACGACGACGCGGTGGTGGTGGAGGCGGTCAAGCTGGCCGAGGACCGCAGCGGGGACGTCGTCGTCCGGCTGTACGAGTCCTTGGGCGGGCGGGCCACGGCCACCCTGACGGCGGACTTCGCGCCGAGGGGGGCCACCGAGTGCGACCTGCTGGAGCGGCCCCTGCCGCGCACCGCGCTCGGCGCCCTCACGTCCGGCGGCGCGCTCCCGCTGACCCTGCGCCCGTTCCAGCTCGTCACGGTCCGCCTGCACCGGGCCTGA
- a CDS encoding carbohydrate ABC transporter permease translates to MSTRAAARAGEAADRRAGRRRRRAALAGRYATLTLVLVVMLGPIVWQFLTSLRGRTENVYDGVLPSRPTLDNYVRVAQSFPLVQYAGNTLVVAALAVTSNVVFGSMAGYALSRTGWKGRRSVFTVLVATLMFPFESVMISMFLTVRGMGLVDTLVGVWLPGAVSVLNIMVMRAAFLAVPREIEEAALLDGAGEWTRFTRVFLPSAKGALAVVCITSFMGAWDDFLWPLLVLTDSEHYTLQLGLKTLAGATTVNDQRIIAAGAMAALIPMMLLFFALQRFFFKGVGEGAVKF, encoded by the coding sequence GTGAGCACACGAGCCGCGGCCCGGGCCGGGGAGGCTGCGGACCGACGCGCGGGGCGCCGGCGCCGCCGGGCCGCACTGGCCGGCCGGTACGCGACCTTGACCCTGGTGCTGGTCGTCATGCTCGGGCCGATCGTCTGGCAGTTCCTGACCTCGCTGCGCGGCCGGACGGAGAACGTGTACGACGGCGTCCTGCCGTCCCGGCCCACCCTCGACAACTACGTCCGCGTCGCCCAGTCGTTCCCACTCGTGCAGTACGCCGGCAATACGCTGGTGGTGGCGGCCCTCGCCGTCACCTCGAACGTCGTCTTCGGCTCGATGGCGGGCTACGCGCTCTCCCGCACCGGCTGGAAGGGCCGCAGGAGCGTGTTCACCGTGCTGGTGGCGACCCTGATGTTCCCCTTCGAGTCCGTCATGATCTCGATGTTCCTCACCGTGCGCGGGATGGGGCTGGTCGACACGCTCGTCGGGGTGTGGCTGCCGGGCGCCGTCTCCGTCCTCAACATCATGGTCATGCGGGCGGCCTTCCTCGCCGTCCCCCGGGAGATCGAGGAGGCCGCACTGCTGGACGGGGCGGGCGAGTGGACCCGGTTCACCCGGGTGTTCCTGCCGTCCGCCAAGGGCGCCCTGGCCGTCGTGTGCATCACCAGTTTCATGGGCGCCTGGGACGACTTCCTGTGGCCCCTGCTGGTCCTGACCGACAGCGAGCACTACACCCTTCAACTCGGGTTGAAGACCCTGGCCGGCGCCACCACCGTCAACGACCAGCGGATCATCGCCGCAGGCGCGATGGCCGCGCTGATCCCGATGATGCTCCTCTTCTTCGCCCTCCAGCGCTTCTTCTTCAAGGGCGTGGGAGAGGGAGCCGTCAAGTTCTGA
- a CDS encoding carbohydrate ABC transporter permease encodes MTAAPGPAAAAGPHPPRGPARWAPYLFLAPGLLLVLVFGIWPFLNTVILSFTDARILRGGHFTGLANYRRAFADRDFWLATGNSVLYLLVVVPCLVLLPLALAVLVRTKIPGIGFFRSAFYTPVIASAVVVGLMWQWVLRSDGLLNTVFRGLHAVSEPVPFLTDSTMLLVSAMIVTVWKGLGYYMVFYLAALGNVSVSLYEAAALDGAGAVRRFFSVTVPQVKPMMLLVGTLSAISALRVFTEIYILGGESGGPGGGARTLPFLIRQVGLGFAGETGYASAVSLLLFLLTLVFSLLGRRLSRGDEG; translated from the coding sequence ATGACGGCGGCGCCCGGCCCGGCCGCAGCCGCGGGCCCTCACCCGCCGCGCGGGCCCGCGCGCTGGGCCCCCTACCTCTTCCTCGCCCCCGGGCTGCTGCTCGTGCTCGTGTTCGGCATCTGGCCGTTCCTCAACACGGTGATCCTCTCCTTCACGGACGCCCGGATCCTGCGCGGGGGCCACTTCACCGGCCTCGCCAACTACCGCCGCGCCTTCGCCGATCGCGACTTCTGGCTCGCGACCGGCAACAGCGTCCTGTACCTGCTGGTCGTCGTGCCCTGCCTGGTCCTGCTCCCACTGGCCCTGGCCGTCCTCGTGCGTACGAAGATCCCCGGCATCGGGTTCTTCCGTTCGGCCTTCTACACCCCGGTGATCGCCTCGGCGGTGGTCGTCGGCCTGATGTGGCAGTGGGTGCTGCGCAGCGACGGCCTGCTCAACACCGTCTTCCGCGGTCTCCACGCCGTCTCGGAGCCGGTCCCGTTCCTGACGGACAGCACGATGCTGCTGGTCTCCGCCATGATCGTGACGGTGTGGAAGGGCCTCGGCTACTACATGGTCTTCTACCTGGCGGCCCTCGGGAACGTCTCCGTCTCCCTCTACGAGGCCGCCGCCCTCGACGGCGCGGGCGCCGTCCGGCGGTTCTTCAGCGTCACCGTCCCCCAGGTCAAACCGATGATGCTCCTCGTGGGCACGCTCTCGGCGATCTCCGCGCTGCGGGTGTTCACCGAGATCTACATCCTGGGCGGCGAGAGCGGCGGCCCGGGCGGGGGAGCCCGCACCCTGCCCTTCCTGATCCGTCAGGTCGGCCTCGGGTTCGCCGGCGAGACCGGCTACGCCTCCGCCGTCTCCCTCCTGCTGTTCCTCCTGACGCTGGTGTTCAGCCTGCTGGGCCGCCGCCTTTCGAGAGGGGACGAGGGGTGA
- a CDS encoding ABC transporter substrate-binding protein has protein sequence MPRSPLTRTVLAALAAGTFLSTAACGVSGGPGEAHEAVRTGKVAGDITFRTLQLKPVFTTYVREVIDAFERKYPDVKVKWEDVPGDGYNEKLVADAQAGALPDVVNLSTDSFQLLGDRGMLADVAVLDPQIAREYVPGAWEQFKLPGKGDSVYAYPWYVTPEILTYNTDLFREAGLDPAKPPAGVEQFFDYAEQIAARSGGRYSAFMADPKGRLPGDWQKMGVPILNGAKDAFTFDTPKAVAWVERMTSLYAKGAMPKESLLKSDDINQLYGAGKLVFGPGSPGFVKDIKQNAPQVYATTRVAGAVTGQLGHIGIYAQSLGIRKDTPHPDAAAEFAKWVTNGPNQVAFSKKATIYPSNAQGLADPYFSDRGDGTDAETLARAVGAEELRSAQLDANTPVQWTSQVGDAVVREVQKAIKGEQDARTAVRKAQEEANRLLAGAARK, from the coding sequence ATGCCCCGTTCCCCCCTGACGCGCACGGTCCTCGCCGCCCTCGCGGCGGGCACCTTCTTGTCGACCGCCGCATGCGGGGTCAGCGGCGGCCCGGGAGAAGCACACGAAGCGGTAAGGACCGGGAAGGTGGCCGGCGACATCACCTTCCGCACCCTCCAGCTGAAACCGGTGTTCACCACCTACGTCCGGGAAGTCATCGACGCCTTCGAGCGGAAATACCCCGACGTGAAGGTGAAGTGGGAGGACGTGCCGGGCGACGGCTACAACGAGAAGCTCGTCGCCGACGCCCAGGCCGGCGCCCTGCCCGACGTCGTCAACCTCTCCACCGACTCCTTCCAGCTCCTCGGCGACCGCGGCATGCTCGCCGACGTCGCCGTACTCGACCCGCAGATCGCCCGGGAGTACGTCCCCGGAGCCTGGGAGCAGTTCAAACTGCCCGGCAAGGGCGACAGCGTGTACGCCTACCCCTGGTACGTGACGCCCGAGATCCTCACGTACAACACCGACCTCTTCCGGGAGGCCGGACTGGACCCCGCCAAGCCACCGGCCGGCGTGGAGCAGTTCTTCGACTACGCCGAGCAGATCGCCGCACGGTCCGGCGGCCGGTACTCCGCCTTCATGGCCGACCCCAAGGGACGGCTCCCCGGGGACTGGCAGAAGATGGGCGTCCCGATCCTGAACGGCGCGAAGGACGCCTTCACCTTCGACACCCCCAAGGCCGTCGCGTGGGTCGAGCGGATGACATCCCTTTACGCCAAGGGCGCCATGCCCAAGGAATCCCTCCTCAAGTCCGATGACATCAACCAGCTCTACGGCGCGGGCAAACTCGTGTTCGGCCCCGGCTCACCGGGCTTCGTCAAGGACATCAAGCAGAACGCCCCCCAGGTCTACGCCACCACCCGGGTCGCGGGCGCCGTCACCGGGCAGCTCGGCCACATCGGCATCTACGCCCAGTCGCTCGGCATCCGCAAGGACACACCGCACCCGGACGCGGCGGCGGAATTCGCCAAGTGGGTCACCAACGGCCCCAACCAGGTCGCCTTCTCAAAGAAGGCCACCATCTACCCGTCCAACGCCCAGGGCCTGGCGGACCCGTACTTCTCCGACAGGGGCGACGGCACGGACGCCGAGACGCTGGCCCGGGCGGTGGGCGCCGAGGAGCTGAGGAGCGCCCAGCTCGACGCGAACACCCCCGTCCAGTGGACCAGCCAGGTCGGCGACGCGGTCGTCCGCGAGGTACAGAAGGCCATCAAGGGTGAGCAGGACGCCAGGACGGCGGTGAGGAAGGCGCAGGAGGAGGCGAACAGGCTGCTCGCCGGCGCGGCGCGGAAATGA
- a CDS encoding serine/threonine dehydratase, with protein MEQQLDYAAVRAAADRIAGVTRPAAVVAAGDGVFYALEYLQHTGSFKARGAHNFLAAHRAAGTLPPAGVTIASGGNAGLACAWAARAQAVPATVFLPANAPRVKVERLRGYGADVRLVGDRYGEALAACREFAADSGALSSHAYDHPLIAAGAGTLLDEVRAALPGLDTVVVAVGGGGLFAGVATAAREHGVRVVAAEPEHCRALNAALEAGRPVDVPVDSVAADSLGAPRVSADALAAARYEGVDSVLVPDADITAARRGLWEDHRIVVEPGAATALAALGRIRRAPGARVTVVLCGANTDPADLSPAAG; from the coding sequence ATGGAACAGCAGCTCGACTACGCCGCCGTACGCGCCGCCGCCGACCGGATAGCCGGGGTGACCCGGCCCGCCGCAGTGGTGGCCGCCGGTGACGGCGTCTTCTACGCGCTGGAGTACCTCCAGCACACCGGCTCCTTCAAGGCCCGCGGCGCCCACAACTTCCTCGCCGCGCACCGCGCCGCCGGCACCCTCCCGCCCGCCGGCGTCACCATCGCCTCCGGGGGCAACGCCGGCCTCGCCTGCGCCTGGGCGGCGCGCGCCCAGGCCGTGCCCGCCACCGTGTTCCTGCCCGCCAACGCGCCCCGGGTCAAGGTGGAACGGCTGCGCGGCTACGGGGCCGACGTACGCCTCGTCGGTGACCGCTACGGCGAAGCCCTCGCCGCGTGCCGGGAGTTCGCGGCCGACAGTGGCGCCCTGAGCAGTCACGCCTACGACCATCCGCTGATCGCGGCGGGCGCCGGAACCCTGCTCGACGAGGTCCGGGCCGCTCTGCCCGGCCTGGACACGGTCGTCGTGGCGGTCGGTGGGGGAGGGCTGTTCGCGGGCGTGGCCACCGCCGCCCGCGAACACGGCGTGCGGGTCGTCGCCGCCGAACCGGAGCACTGCCGGGCGCTCAACGCGGCGCTGGAGGCGGGCCGGCCGGTCGACGTGCCGGTGGACTCCGTGGCCGCCGACTCGCTCGGGGCGCCCCGGGTCTCGGCCGACGCGCTGGCCGCGGCCCGGTACGAGGGCGTCGACTCGGTGCTCGTGCCGGACGCGGACATCACGGCCGCCCGCCGCGGGCTGTGGGAGGACCACCGGATCGTGGTCGAGCCCGGCGCCGCAACGGCCCTGGCGGCGCTCGGCCGCATCCGGCGGGCGCCGGGAGCGCGGGTCACCGTGGTCCTCTGCGGCGCCAACACCGACCCGGCCGACCTTTCGCCGGCCGCAGGGTAA